In Desulfobacteraceae bacterium, the DNA window CAGCCCCAGCGCCGTCAGATCATCCCCCGTCCCCGACAGCCGGTAGAGATCGGCATGGTAGAGCGGCACCCGGCCGGGATAAACGTTCACCAGGGTGAAGGTTGGGCTGGTGATGTAGTAATCCGCCGGGACATCCAGACCCGCGGCCAACCCCTGAACGAAGGTCGTTTTCCCGCTGCCGAGATCCCCCGTTAGGGTCACCGTCATGCCGGCCGTCAACCCGGCGCCGAGGGCGCGGGCCAGGGCTTGGGTCTCGTCGGCCGTGTGTGCAATGATCTCCAGTCTGTCCGCCATGAAGCTACCCGCCGGCAAGGCCCGGCGCGGGATCCGCCCCCCCGGCCAGCTCCCGGAACTGTCCGGGGATGGCGGCCATCACCTCCGATGCCAGATAGCCCCACGGTGCCACCTGGCGGGCCAGCCCATCCGCGGCCCGGCCGTGCACATAAACCCCGGCACGGGCGGCTTCGGCCGGCGGCACACCCCGTGTCACAAGACCCGCAATGACACCGGTGAGCACATCCCCCATGCCGCCGGCGGCCATCCCGGGGTTGCCGGTGGGGTTCAGGTAGACGCTGCCGTCGGGGTGGGCGACCACAGTCCCGGCACCTTTGAGCACCAAGTGGACATTGAACTCCTGCGCAAAATGGCGGGCGCAGGCAATCCGGTCGGTCTGCACCTCCTGGACCGTGACGCCTGCCAGGCGGGCCATCTCACCGGGGTGGGGGGTCAGAATCACCGGCACCTCGAGGTCTTTCAGGACCGCGGGCTCCGCCGCCAGGCAGTTCAGGCCGTCGGCGTCGATCACAACGGGCAGCGGGCAGACCGAAAGCAACTGCCGCACCAGGGCGCGGGTATCATCGCCGGTGCCCAGCCCGGGCCCCAGGGCCAGGCATTTCTTGCCGGGCAAGAGCCCGAGGATCTCCCCGGCGGCCGCCGATCCCAGGCCGCCGTCGGCCGCCGCGGGCAGCGGGACGGTCATGGCCTCGAGCACCAGGGTCTCCAGGACCGCATTTAAAGCGGCCGGAACGCCGAGGCTCACCAGCCCGGCGCCGCTGCGCAATGCGGCCATC includes these proteins:
- the tsaE gene encoding tRNA (adenosine(37)-N6)-threonylcarbamoyltransferase complex ATPase subunit type 1 TsaE, producing the protein MADRLEIIAHTADETQALARALGAGLTAGMTVTLTGDLGSGKTTFVQGLAAGLDVPADYYITSPTFTLVNVYPGRVPLYHADLYRLSGTGDDLTALGLDEMAGGDGVLAIEWAERLPQGYLTDFIAVNLEFQSDHGRRITLVATGRESRDLIKTLAASQAFPPKGSDSRMRD